GACCAGTTGGAGGCCGGGCGGGTTTTGGCGGTAGGCAAATCACTCATGGTCGTCGTCCGACTCCGTGTTATCCCAGATCAGTCGGGGATCGAAAGTTACTGCAGCCAGCATGGTCAGGATCACCACGCTGGCAAAGGCGACCGCACCGAGATTGGCCTCGATACTGGCCAGCCGGCCAAAGTTGACCACCGCCACCAGGATGGCGATGACAAAGATATCCAGCATCGACCAGCGGCCGATGAACTCGATAAAGCGGTACATGATGATCCGCTGTCGGGCAGAGAGCGGCTGGTGACGCTGCACCGAAAACAACAGTAAGGCAATGCCCACCAGCTTGAAGGTGGGCACCAGGATACTGGCGACGAACACCACCGCAGCGATGGGAAACATGCCGTGCTGCACCAGCTGGATGACCCCGGACATGATGGTGCTGGGGTCACCCTGGCCCAGGGAACTGACGGTCATGATCGGCAGCACGTTGGCCGGGATGTAGAGGATCGCGGCGGTGAGCAGCAACGCCCAGGTGCGCAGTATGCTATTGGGGCGACGAGGATGAACCATGGCCCCGCAGCGAGTGCAGGTCTGCTCTTCGCTGTCAGCCTCCTGCCGATTCAACTCGTGGCATTCAGTACAGATCAGAATGCCTGCCTCAATCGCCCGCATGTATGTCCTCTCCCGATAACGCTTGCCAGATCTGGTGAGGCGACATCACCACCTCCAGCCAGACCTGCACCAACAACAGACTGATAAAACACACCAGGCCCAGGCCCACGGTAATGGATGCCATGTCGGCCAACTTGACGATGGCCACCAGCACCCCCATCAGGTAGACCTCGAGCATGCCCCAGTCGCGCAGATGGTGATAAATGCGATAGAGCAGCAAGCCGTAACTGCGGCCGATGTCCCAACGAATACTCAGCAGGACTAAAAGCTGGCAAATCAACTTGAGCAGGGGAATGCCCATGCTGCACAGGAACACCACCACCGCCACGCCTTCCATACCGGTGTCGAACAGCCCCTGCACACCGCTCCAGACCGTGTCTTCGGAAGACTGTCCCAGGAGATTGAGCTGCATGATGGGTAGAAAGTTCGCCGGCACATATAGCAACAAGGCCGCGATCACCAGGGCCAGGCTGCGTTCGACCACATTGTGCCGGTGCGCGTAGAGCTCATAGCCACAACGCGGGCACTGGGCTTTCTCACCGAGGGCGAGCTTGGGCTTGCGCATCAGCAAGTCGCATTCATGGCAGGCAACCAGGTCGTCCAGTGGTAATTCTGACAACCCGGGGGCGTCAACCGGTTCTGGCATAGAAGGCTCTGGGAGTGGAGAAAGTAACGGTTATTCTAGTGTTCCAATCCGAAAATAACTGTGCAAATTTGTTTGCGAATAAGAGCAAATTTTCCACGCGCAAAAACAAAACCCCAACTGCATGCGCAGTTGGGGTTTCGGAATTTAATCTTGACGATGACCTACTCTCACATGGGGAAACCCCACACTACCATCGGCGATGCATCGTTTCACTTCTGAGTTCGGGATGGGATCAGGTGGTTCCAACGCTCTATGGTCGTCAAGAAATTCGGTAGCCAGTCCGTTGCTTGTGCAACGTGCCAGCGAATGGGTATGTAATAGATTTGTGTGTTCGCAAACTTTCGGTTTGTATCGTCTTCACACACCGCAACTCGCTTCTTAAGCAAATTGCTTGGGTGTTATATGGTCAAGCCTCACGGGCAATTAGTATTGGTTAGCTCAACGCCTCACAGCGCTTACACACCCAACCTATCAACGTCGTAGTCTTCGACGGCCCTTTAGGGAACTCAAGGTTCCAGTGAGATCTCATCTTGAGGCAAGTTTCCCGCTTAGATGCTTTCAGCGGTTATCTTTTCCGAACATAGCTACCCGGCAATGCCACTGGCGTGACAACCGGAACACCAGAGGTTCGTCCACTCCGGTCCTCTCGTACTAGGAGCAGCCCCTCTCAAATCTCAAACGTCCACGGCAGATAGGGACCGAACTGTCTCACGACGTTCTAAACCCAGCTCGCGTACCACTTTAAATGGCGAACAGCCATACCCTTGGGACCGGCTTCAGCCCCAGGATGTGATGAGCCGACATCGAGGTGCCAAACACCGCCGTCGATATGAACTCTTGGGCGGTATCAGCCTGTTATCCCCGGAGTACCTTTTATCCGTTGAGCGATGGCCCTTCCATACAGAACCACCGGATCACTAAGACCTACTTTCGTACCTGCTCGACGTGTCTGTCTCGCAGTCAAGCGCGCTTTTGCCTTTATACTCTACGACCGATTTCCGACCGGTCTGAGCGCACCTTCGTACTCCTCCGTTACTCTTTAGGAGGAGACCGCCCCAGTCAAACTACCCACCATACACTGTCCTCGATCCGGATAACGGACCTGAGTTAGAACCTCAAAGTTGCCAGGGTGGTATTTCAAGGATGGCTCCACGCAAACTGGCGTTCACGCTTCAAAGCCTCCCACCTATCCTACACAAGCAAATTCAAAGTCCAGTGCAAAGCTATAGTAAAGGTTCACGGGGTCTTTCCGTCTAGCCGCGGATACACTGCATCTTCACAGCGATTTCAATTTCACTGAGTCTCGGGTGGAGACAGCGCCGCCATCGTTACGCCATTCGTGCAGGTCGGAACTTACCCGACAAGGAATTTCGCTACCTTAGGACCGTTATAGTTACGGCCGCCGTTTACCGGGGCTTCGATCAAGAGCTTCGCGTTAGCTAACCCCATCAATTAACCTTCCGGCACCGGGCAGGCGTCACACCCTATACGTCCACTTTCGTGTTTGCAGAGTGCTGTGTTTTTAATAAACAGTCGCAGCGGCCTGGTATCTTCGACCGGCATGAGCTTACGGAGCAAGTCCTTCACCCTCACCGGCGCACCTTCTCCCGAAGTTACGGTGCCATTTTGCCTAGTTCCTTCACCCGAGTTCTCTCAAGCGCCTTGGTATTCTCTACCCAACCACCTGTGTCGGTTTGGGGTACGGTTCCTAGTTATCTGAAGCTTAGAAGCTTTTCTTGGAAGCATGGCATCAACCACTTCGTCACCTAAAAGGTAACTCGTCATCAGCTCTCGGCCTTAGAACCCCGGATTTACCTAAGATTCCAGCCTACCACCTTAAACTTGGACAACCAACGCCAAGCTGGCCTAGCCTTCTCCGTCCCTCCATCGCAATAACTAGAAGTACAGGAATATTAACCTGTTTTCCATCGACTACGCTTTTCAGCCTCGCCTTAGGGACCGACTAACCCTGCGTCGATTAACGTTGCGCAGGAAACCTTGGTCTTTCGGCGTGGGTGTTTTTCACACCCATTGTCGTTACTCATGTCAGCATTCGCACTTCTGATACCTCCAGCAAGCTTCTCAACTCACCTTCACAGGCTTACAGAACGCTCCTCTACCGCATCACTTACGTGATACCCGTAGCTTCGGTGTATGGTTTGAGCCCCGTTACATCTTCCGCGCAGGCCGACTCGACTAGTGAGCTATTACGCTTTCTTTAAAGGGTGGCTGCTTCTAAGCCAACCTCCTAGCTGTCTAAGCCTTCCCACATCGTTTCCCACTTAACCATAACTTTGGGACCTTAGCTGACGGTCTGGGTTGTTTCCCTTTTCACGACGGACGTTAGCACCCGCCGTGTGTCTCCCATGCTCGGCACTTGTAGGTATTCGGAGTTTGCATCGGTTTGGTAAGTCGGGATGACCCCCTAGCCGAAACAGTGCTCTACCCCCTACAGTGATACATGAGGCGCTACCTAAATAGCTTTCGAGGAGAACCAGCTATCTCCGAGCTTGATTAGCCTTTCACTCCGATCCACAGGTCATCCGCTAACTTTTCAACGGTAGTCGGTTCGGTCCTCCAGTCAGTGTTACCTAACCTTCAACCTGCCCATGGATAGATCGCCCGGTTTCGGGTCTATTCCCAGCGACTAGACGCCCTATTAAGACTCGCTTTCGCTACGCCTCCCCTATTCGGTTAAGCTTGCCACTGAAAATAAGTCGCTGACCCATTATACAAAAGGTACGCAGTCACAGAACAAAGTCTGCTCCCACTGCTTGTACGCATACGGTTTCAGGATCTATTTCACTCCCCTCTCCGGGGTTCTTTTCGCCTTTCCCTCACGGTACTAGTTCACTATCGGTCAGTCAGTAGTATTTAGCCTTGGAGGATGGTCCCCCCATATTCAGACAAGGTTTCTCGTGCCCCGTCCTACTCGATTTCATGACTAAGAGATTTTCGCGTACAGGGCTATCACCCACTATGGCCGCACTTTCCAGAGCGTTCCGCTAATCTCAAAGCCACTTAAGGGCTAGTCCCCGTTCGCTCGCCACTACTAAGGGAATCTCGGTTGATTTCTTTTCCTCAGGGTACTTAGATGTTTCAGTTCCCCTGGTTCGCCTCTTGCACCTATGTATTCAGTACAAGATAACCATCTTATGATGGCTGGGTTCCCCCATTCAGAGATCTCCGGATCAAAGTCTGTTTGCCGACTCCCCGAAGCTTATCGCAGGCTACCACGTCTTTCATCGCCTCTGACTGCCAAGGCATCCACCGTATGCGCTTCTTCACTTGACCATATAACCCCAAGCAATCTGGTTATACTATGAAGACGACATTCGCCGAAAATTTGCATTCTTAATTAAAAGAGAACTCACAAATTTTACCTTAGCCTGATCCGTTACCAGTGAAAGTAACGTTCAGTCTATCTTTCTATCACATACCCAAATTTTTAAAGAACGATCTAATCAAAAGACTAGAAATCAACATTCAAAGTGAATGCTCATTTCTAAGCTTTCAGAAGCAGTTTATGGTGGAGCCAAGCGGGATCGAACCGCTGACCTCCTGCGTGCAAGGCAGGCGCTCTCCCAGCTGAGCTATGGCCCCATAACAAAATTGGTGGGTCTGGGCAGATTCGAACTGCCGACCTCACCCTTATCAGGGGTGCGCTCTAACCAACTGAGCTACAGACCCAATTTCGAGCTTGTAACTGTTAGCTTGGAGCTATCAGCTTGGAGCTTAAAGCTGCTTCTATCGTCTTCTTCAATGAATCAAGCAATTCGTGTGGGAGCTTATGAAGCAGCTGATGTCGTCGATTAAGGAGGTGATCCAGCCGCAGGTTCCCCTACGGCTACCTTGTTACGACTTCACCCCAGTCATGAATCACACCGTGGTAACCGTCCTCCCGAAGGTTAGACTAGCTACTTCTGGTGCAACCCACTCCCATGGTGTGACGGGCGGTGTGTACAAGGCCCGGGAACGTATTCACCGCGACATTCTGATTCGCGATTACTAGCGATTCCGACTTCACGCAGTCGAGTTGCAGACTGCGATCCGGACTACGATCGGTTTTATGGGATTAGCTCCACCTCGCGGCTTGGCAACCCTTTGTACCGACCATTGTAGCACGTGTGTAGCCCAGGCCGTAAGGGCCATGATGACTTGACGTCATCCCCACCTTCCTCCGGTTTGTCACCGGCAGTCTCCTTAGAGTGCCCACCATAACGTGCTGGTAACTAAGGACAAGGGTTGCGCTCGTTACGGGACTTAACCCAACATCTCACGACACGAGCTGACGACAGCCATGCAGCACCTGTCTCAATGTTCCCGAAGGCACCAATCTATCTCTAGAAAGTTCATTGGATGTCAAGGCCTGGTAAGGTTCTTCGCGTTGCTTCGAATTAAACCACATGCTCCACCGCTTGTGCGGGCCCCCGTCAATTCATTTGAGTTTTAACCTTGCGGCCGTACTCCCCAGGCGGTCAACTTAATGCGTTAGCTGCGCCACTAAGAGCTCAAGGCTCCCAACGGCTAGTTGACATCGTTTACGGCGTGGACTACCAGGGTATCTAATCCTGTTTGCTCCCCACGCTTTCGCACCTCAGTGTCAGTATCAGTCCAGGTGGTCGCCTTCGCCACTGGTGTTCCTTCCTATATCTACGCATTTCACCGCTACACAGGAAATTCCACCACCCTCTACCATACTCTAGCTTGCCAGTTTTGGATGCAGTTCCCAGGTTGAGCCCGGGGCTTTCACATCCAACTTAACAAACCACCTACGCGCGCTTTACGCCCAGTAATTCCGATTAACGCTTGCACCCTCTGTATTACCGCGGCTGCTGGCACAGAGTTAGCCGGTGCTTATTCTGTCGGTAACGTCAAAACAATCACGTATTAGGTAACTGCCCTTCCTCCCAACTTAAAGTGCTTTACAATCCGAAGACCTTCTTCACACACGCGGCATGGCTGGATCAGGCTTTCGCCCATTGTCCAATATTCCCCACTGCTGCCTCCCGTAGGAGTCTGGACCGTGTCTCAGTTCCAGTGTGACTGATCATCCTCTCAGACCAGTTACGGATCGTCGCCTTGGTGAGCCATTACCTCACCAACTAGCTAATCCGACCTAGGCTCATCTAATAGCGTGAGGTCCGAAGATCCCCCACTTTCTCCCGTAGGACGTATGCGGTATTAGCGCCCGTTTCCGGACGTTATCCCCCACTACTAGGCAGATTCCTAGGCATTACTCACCCGTCCGCCGCTCGCCACCAGGTACAAGTACCCGTGCTGCCGCTCGACTTGCATGTGTTAGGCCTGCCGCCAGCGTTCAATCTGAGCCATGATCAAACTCTTCAGTTCAAACATCTTTGGGTTTTGAGAAAACCCTAAACTTGGCTCAGCAATCGTTGGTTACATCTTTGATTTCTCGCGGAGTAACTTGTGATGCTGATAATCTTTTTGACTATCAGTCTGACTCCACAAGCACCCACACGAATTGCTTGATTCAGTTGTTAAAGAGCGGTTGGTTAAGATCTTTCGTCTCAACCGAGGCGCGCATTCTACAGCAGCCTCATTTGCTGTCAAGTGATTTTTTTAAGAAGTTTTCAAAGTTTCCTTTTTAACTTCAACCACTTGCGCTTCCGATCTCTCGTTAGCGGGAGGCGAATTCTACAGCGTTACACGCTGCTGTCAACACCTCTTTTCAACCGCTTTCGACCGAGAGGATCGAATCGTTAATAAGGCGAAAACTGACTGCCTTACCAACTGCTTCTGGCTTCGATGAACTGAAGCGTAACCGCTGCCGAAAACTGCGTAACTCATTGAATCTCAAGGAGTTTTCCGTTTCGACTGCGCCGGAAGTGGGGCGAATTATAGACCTGTAGAATCTGCCGTCAAGGGTTAATTACGATTTTGTTGCAGAAGATGCTTTTTTAGCGATTAGGCGCGGAATCCGGCGCATTACAGGAGGAGCACGCAGCAGCAACAATAGCCCCCCTATAGAAGCGTAGACCGACCACTCCTTCAGGTCCGCCCGGACAATCCATAGCATATGCAGCAGCCCCAGCCCCAGGATGAGATAAACCAGGCGATGCAGCTTCTTCCAACGCGCGCCCAAGCGACGCTGGCTATAACGATTGGACGTCACAGCCAATAACAACAGAAAGAGGAACCCCAGGCTTCCGACAAAGATATAGGGGCGCTTGCGCAACTCAACTCCCAGCTGCGACCAGTCCAACCCCAAGATGAATACCCCATAAGCACTCAGGTGCAGCACTACATAAGCGAAGCACCACAACCCCAACTGTCGGCGCACAGCGATCCAGCCCGGCCACCCCGTGAGTTTTTGCAAAGGAGTCATGCCCAAGGTGATCAACAACAGCACCAGCGTGCCCAACCCCAGACGATCAACCAGCACCTTGCCCGGGTCCGGTCCCAAGACCGAAGCCCAAGCCTCATACAGCCAATACAGCGGCCAGATAGCCGCAGCGATGAAGACGCCGATACGCCAGAACGAATAACGCATCAATAGTTCTTCCGCAGATCCATGCCGCTATATAAAGAAGCGACTTCATCCGAGTAACCGTTGAACATCTGGGTTTCCCGCACATTGGGACTGAACAGACTGCTGGGTAGGCGCCGCTCCCGGGCCTGGGTCCAGCGAGGATGATCAACCGTTGGATTCACATTCGCGTAAAAACCATATTCGTTGGCCGCAATGCTCTGCCAGGTAGTCTTGGGCTGCTCGCTGACCAGGCTGATGCGCACAATCGACTTCACACTTTTGAAGCCATATTTCCAAGGCACTACAAGGCGCAGCGGCGCACCATTCTGGTTAGGCAGTTCACGCCCGTACATCCCCACCGCAAGAATCGCCAATGGATTCATTGCCTCATCAAGACGCAATCCCTCGACATAGGGCCAGTCGATCAAGGCAAAGCCGGAGCGCTGGCCCGGCATACTCTTGGGATCCTGCAACGTTTCAAACCGAATGAACTTGGCGTTGCTGGTGGGCTCCACCTGCTTGAGCAAGGCTGAGATTGGAAAACCTATCCAGGGAATCACCATCGACCAGGCCTCGACACAACGCAGTCGATAAATACGCTCCTCCAGCGAGTAAGGCTTCATGAAATCCTCCAGGGCGTAGCGGCCTGGCTTAGCCACCTCACCATCCACGACCACACTCCACGGCTGAGTCTTGAGCGCGCCCGCGTTGGCCGCGGGGTCCCCCTTGTCAGTGCCGAATTCGTAGAAGTTGTTGTAGTGAGTCGCGTCCTTGAAAGGCGTGATCGCCTCATCCCTGACGGTTACTGCTTGCCACTGAGTGGTCGACAGCTTGTCGGAGAACCACGCGGGAGTCTGGCCCGGCTCAACATCGGCATAACGCGACGCGTCCTGTGCTGCTGCCCATCGCGGCAAGCTGGCAAACGCCATGCCCGCAACCGCACCACTCAGCAGGCTGCGTCGAGAGAGGTAAAGAGATTCGGGCGTAACCTCAGACTCATTGCAGTCGGACGACTTGGGGAATTTGAATAACATGGCAACTCCGCAGTATTGGAGGACAGATGTACCAATAGACTGCGGAGTATGGGGGAAATTA
The DNA window shown above is from Pseudomonas protegens CHA0 and carries:
- a CDS encoding paraquat-inducible protein A produces the protein MRAIEAGILICTECHELNRQEADSEEQTCTRCGAMVHPRRPNSILRTWALLLTAAILYIPANVLPIMTVSSLGQGDPSTIMSGVIQLVQHGMFPIAAVVFVASILVPTFKLVGIALLLFSVQRHQPLSARQRIIMYRFIEFIGRWSMLDIFVIAILVAVVNFGRLASIEANLGAVAFASVVILTMLAAVTFDPRLIWDNTESDDDHE
- a CDS encoding paraquat-inducible protein A, coding for MPEPVDAPGLSELPLDDLVACHECDLLMRKPKLALGEKAQCPRCGYELYAHRHNVVERSLALVIAALLLYVPANFLPIMQLNLLGQSSEDTVWSGVQGLFDTGMEGVAVVVFLCSMGIPLLKLICQLLVLLSIRWDIGRSYGLLLYRIYHHLRDWGMLEVYLMGVLVAIVKLADMASITVGLGLVCFISLLLVQVWLEVVMSPHQIWQALSGEDIHAGD
- the msrQ gene encoding protein-methionine-sulfoxide reductase heme-binding subunit MsrQ codes for the protein MRYSFWRIGVFIAAAIWPLYWLYEAWASVLGPDPGKVLVDRLGLGTLVLLLITLGMTPLQKLTGWPGWIAVRRQLGLWCFAYVVLHLSAYGVFILGLDWSQLGVELRKRPYIFVGSLGFLFLLLLAVTSNRYSQRRLGARWKKLHRLVYLILGLGLLHMLWIVRADLKEWSVYASIGGLLLLLRAPPVMRRIPRLIAKKASSATKS
- the msrP gene encoding protein-methionine-sulfoxide reductase catalytic subunit MsrP, with product MLFKFPKSSDCNESEVTPESLYLSRRSLLSGAVAGMAFASLPRWAAAQDASRYADVEPGQTPAWFSDKLSTTQWQAVTVRDEAITPFKDATHYNNFYEFGTDKGDPAANAGALKTQPWSVVVDGEVAKPGRYALEDFMKPYSLEERIYRLRCVEAWSMVIPWIGFPISALLKQVEPTSNAKFIRFETLQDPKSMPGQRSGFALIDWPYVEGLRLDEAMNPLAILAVGMYGRELPNQNGAPLRLVVPWKYGFKSVKSIVRISLVSEQPKTTWQSIAANEYGFYANVNPTVDHPRWTQARERRLPSSLFSPNVRETQMFNGYSDEVASLYSGMDLRKNY